In Amyelois transitella isolate CPQ chromosome 13, ilAmyTran1.1, whole genome shotgun sequence, a genomic segment contains:
- the LOC106142324 gene encoding uncharacterized protein LOC106142324 isoform X4, with product MSEGDVSLIRDEDVLRRMWQQTEDFSRKKEIRAHMYRLREERLRNLYSPEPTEAKGCEFSSKQGHVQSFADQTFQSMKSKEVRDAGSPPKEFTYRGQDLKELSNAGWNVESENKTTDDGHTHVKSIHANIEGRYDVEGGKGQFAAVDQHRQAVTEYQDDNTSLKRNESASNTAAREQVVRQTDDGTQISSTTSSSTSSSKFQQVSSTKHETVPYLTNDDYDRQESTYDTNTNQEFKRQQVNRTAEFERNLRRSDNETGELVSRKIDYPDDNTRVVVETRCLPDGTRVTSTRREFRGTPVVQKYSEQQSHQTRNETRSSYSTSQRSSDVRESSSKIISDSNANRNIDIVDTQRNVDNVDFKRNQTEYMTEDKEDHQHRDISQKSTEQQYNASQETESVRKETTTAINSNQNEIKETEHRKTENLTDYSERIHHTTTEKHIDETKERKTSSDQYQTTYQSDFTQKKKISNDWSPTHQAWASTLRSDTPSSTRPSTRASSPGGTTYQSSTTSLRSSVSPDKTYRKPSSRGSSPSKVDRYSPTRSTYSSTHSTHLVSNVKTNRNFSPEGRPPPSGRSPTRYSAENQQRSVSPEKRPYDSRPYNTSPERKTPHYQIPTENTLHHATPKPKDTTKTRLSTSPEKKSPTRSSVSPEKPTVHNVTESYAKSSQQTTYNLDKLRETSPKRPIDRNEKVRTPSHSPEKEIYVKRSPSPSRSHQDKPITDNTPKRNTSSPDKLPGYMRPTSVSKQSPAKSPSPDRGMNKITRVKEDHYKFIDEETKMYTRNDDERISTSKPSKYPELDEHAPSPTRNISRDSPDHCQPESASTTPRSTLRKGSRSPSPIKGSVTFTQDSLDTKTTMTVHTDKSKYSENISKHINSKDSPNVKNTNVPLGQPSTTTYGTYDKKQRHSATADDLVIETDDIHYNITTQREKSTSPRKSPNVRETSPTKKYTRDSVSPIKRVTDNKYTHTSDFISSERTTEEINKSLKDRPRQLVTPSTSPTRKPKAVETATSTGQSSPTTSVSGFIYFSSPRTETSEIVTDLDEQDYVYETKRSDDKITMNQRPESLTIKRSPSPSKIPCLSSPQEKSPASSLPRKSSLKKPTHHINQVSPVEKPPSSFQISPTVETQDFPGHKVVKKDNPEKSDIPTKIKPPLERRETYDERCRKILGMINDETTTTKTVTMDILKKEKEPTTSSPSISPCHSPREELPSTRNNNKHVREFLSRETENSEISDRTNVIPKKSKTPSREQSPTKLQDIITSTTQVRKIDSTSTYNIDDISVKSQIDSSKKIVSKDVDTKKTFRQSPDRKPEYDKPNSNKQNSQPRLTSPQRTSPVRNLQAPHTNPTEKKKIKDSRTPSPNKTTTTDTEESTDFLMSEREQEILNRVQNSLRKLSPNRNEKSPSRERSPSKSTTSLQDLDITINSNTSEDIMKISKVLQETHEITKDETTIKKQTEIKDKVKESPSSKSSSRNVSPVKKSPTVSSPKSDPMSSPTKPRSTSPKKLVSSERPQSPQLQKTSGIKPRETVPSHLTRKQTPATSPTKAEKNMITSDTKKIVKQNSLTKINTNKYTSNKTIQSTTTKSSESEVKRQFTAKGVKEPAKKEAECNQFSRTPSDSAIKHKKVSPQRMRSKPEIKVNDLSTSKKQSSATSSTKYQKPLVKEPHTRLPSKPKSATALNTSTDEDDIIIDMQQAKSSRENSPDRICPTPVGFMEDVGTPRYPDEVNEPDDEFQKRIHHTIHEAESIVDDIVEICEDDELFVKQTNINRVTGSDECLLSVNDKVSKFTNKVDTVNKPKSSTTLLKNTEKGHTDTVSENLKSDECLLSVSEKVNKFAKAPEEIVDTKSSRRIKDEYDTETTYQDDYTKLSVNDKAHLFVETAENVKTPKVKPIQKVERPDLTNVDESLRSDDCLLSVSDKVNKFVKTAEKFLGDTIDDEEKERRIREEHDKIMKKIVDLGDDESEFTRVPTQDIDKIDRTIKGRKSSDRDERKASFSKETASSHAKLKDTISPNLKQTDRTPTVKITTLRSSEAVKKAKALFENIASTTQNTKDLTSSKTTKLTDIGVMKKSPKTDSTVVLHPSSEDASPNVTDNDSELDVVPHRSHPTNRPSSGTPSRLQVSKNEERPRSPNRLTPQPTGTSRTVSPMRQVETSTATKTVLSRYPLGQRGESPKPSKDSNDKIEKPHEKVPNYQRPTKTSQSKEETKVVEETEVSSRRGSGKFGVELRRTSVERSTVSSERRRSVEHPCVEDIFDLDLLEQMLEKVVGYEQRRRIRSQIRIAKKKLEEQTAETHSKSTKHTTVTVTKTRSPERLSQHRSPERKQKSTPQKTLSPQRQVKTTPQKKSDDIDRPRVTNIKPMTNGYTKESVIKQAEKQHRPLSPEKQSPKLNSRMTIRDDDHKSPVRHPSPEKKTRPLSPSKVASPKSKQNRFNEYASAYMKKVGLNDMDKLKFTETKTNKAVDVGERTTVKHVEERKTMQTKTTSVKHNTTERTSSKDIIEIVTNGKRPSSPEKKRSPERLHDIPVETRQRSPSPIIKRQKSDAAKKETIIKTVYDIEKKIQPTPAQEEKPSWVTNRNLKKITSETRTFSSKKLEAEKPKYRAPSPSKVISKPLDVITSSYGPGPLDADGRPLFGIKALRNGASNYQVKGTVIRQEFHSRNGGEPEGSVSVTAYSNSPEELERLLATQGERPSRLHGLAAITTTKKFGGDTGTTYKEAHTKEERAALEQFTHHDRRVSGTRVENVQSSALERLADKRGLMDSKEKTERRGVKEERRERVEQREDRKTVRQSSVKSLTEKYIKSASETSKTERAAYPKAGLILRTAAMKDSVSSDSSAHAGLARTDSEHSLASVEDVIISDRDGRTTTSTDRDGRTVVTTERDGRTVVTTERDGRTVTTRSVKEERSFLDSSAKVSGVQDILTRMKNADIVIQEGDTTEDSEARALLNKFLGATVLMAGMQGYVNEQPSGRVVVKQETVRSSGGRVTSDRRVEEVDLDQCWDERVLRKLLDECSDYEQRRRLRARIRTLMAEQEACASAVTEALAAAGEATEGDSADNREEEEVTTVTSSVRRNSSEKTVSSSTTTKTSKVTETRSAPTKVSPFAKFRQLEKQNSTNSPKM from the exons ATGTCTGAAGGAGACGTGTCGTTGATTCGTGACGAGGACGTCCTGCGTCGCATG tgGCAGCAGACGGAAGATTTCTCCCGCAAGAAAGAGATACGCGCACACATGTACAGACTTCGGGAGGAGCGCCTGCGCAACCTGTATTCACCTGAGCCCACAGAGGCCAAag GTTGTGAGTTCTCGTCGAAGCAGGGTCACGTCCAGTCCTTCGCGGACCAGACCTTCCAGTCCATGAAGAGCAAGGAGGTTCGCGACGCTGGCTCCCCGCCCAAGGAGTTCACGTACCGCGGCCAAG ATCTGAAAGAACTCTCCAACGCTGGGTGGAACGTGGAATCCGAAAACAAGACGACGGATGACGGACACACGCATGTCAAGTCTATCCATGCAAATATTGAAGGACGATACGACGTTGAAGGCGGAAAAGGACAATTCGCGGCCGTCGATCAGCACCGCCAAGCCGTCACAGAGTATCAAGATGATAACACTAGTCTGAAGAGAAACGAGAGCGCTTCCAACACGGCCGCTCGCGAACAAGTTGTCCGACAGACTGACGACGGCACCCAAATCTCATCGACCACCAGCTCTTCAACGTCCTCGTCGAAGTTTCAACAAGTGTCGTCAACCAAACACGAAACAGTGCCATATTTAACAAACGATGACTATGACCGCCAAGAATCGACTTATGATACTAATACTAACCAAGAGTTTAAGAGACAACAAGTTAACCGTACTGCAGAATTCGAGCGTAATTTGAGAAGGAGTGATAATGAGACTGGGGAACTAGTCTCAAGAAAGATAGACTATCCCGATGATAACACGAGAGTAGTAGTTGAGACCCGGTGCTTGCCGGATGGCACACGCGTGACCAGCACTCGGCGAGAATTTCGAGGAACGCCTGTGGTGCAGAAATATTCTGAGCAACAATCACATCAGACAAGGAACGAAACCAGATCGTCTTATTCTACATCTCAAAGAAGTTCTGATGTAAGAGAATCttcatcaaaaataatttccgACAGCAATGCGAATCGCAACATAGACATTGTTGATACACAAAGAAATGTGGATAATGttgattttaaaagaaacCAAACAGAATATATGACAGAAGATAAAGAAGATCACCAGCATCGAGATATTTCTCAGAAGAGTACAGAGCAGCAGTATAATGCGTCACAGGAAACAGAATCGGTTCGAAAAGAGACAACTACTGCTATTAATAGTAATCAAAATGAGATTAAAGAAACGGAACATCGGAAAACAGAAAATCTCACTGATTACTCTGAAAGAATCCATCATACTACTACtgaaaaacatattgatgaaaCTAAggaaagaaaaacatcgagTGATCAATATCAGACAACATACCAGAGTGACTTTACccagaagaaaaaaattagtaaCGATTGGAGTCCTACGCACCAAGCTTGGGCTAGTACTCTCCGCTCCGATACTCCTTCTTCTACCCGACCATCAACAAGGGCTTCATCTCCTGGTGGAACAACCTATCAATCGAGCACTACATCGCTGAGAAGTAGTGTTAGCCCTGACAAGACTTATCGAAAGCCATCTAGTCGTGGCAGTAGTCCCAGCAAAGTTGATAGATACTCACCAACGCGTAGTACGTATTCTAGTACTCACTCAACGCATTTGGTCTCCAATGTTAAAACAAACAGAAATTTTAGTCCGGAAGGCCGTCCGCCTCCATCTGGCCGATCTCCTACAAGATATAGCGCTGAAAATCAACAAAGAAGTGTGAGTCCTGAAAAGCGTCCTTATGATTCTCGTCCTTACAATACTAGTCCAGAAAGAAAGACACCACATTATCAGATACCAACTGAAAATACACTGCATCATGCCACACCGAAACCCAAGGACACAACGAAAACAAGGCTTAGTACTAGTCCTGAAAAGAAGAGTCCAACGAGGTCAAGCGTTAGCCCTGAAAAGCCAACTGTACACAATGTTACAGAATCATATGCAAAATCTAGTCAACAAACAACATACAATCTGGATAAACTCCGAGAGACTTCACCGAAGAGACCTATTGATCGTAATGAAAAGGTCAGAACTCCAAGTCATAGCCCTGAAAAGGAAATATATGTTAAGCGTTCACCTTCCCCTTCGAGATCACATCAGGATAAACCTATTACTGATAATACACCTAAGAGGAACACCAGCAGTCCGGATAAATTACCAGGCTATATGAGACCAACATCAGTTAGCAAACAAAGTCCAGCCAAATCGCCTAGTCCAGATCGaggaatgaataaaataacaagAGTAAAAGAGGATCACTATAAGTTCATTGATGAAGAAACTAAAATGTACACTCGGAATGATGATGAAAGGATTAGTACCAGCAAACCATCTAAATATCCCGAATTGGACGAACATGCTCCTTCTCCTACCAGAAACATCAGTCGCGACTCTCCCGATCACTGCCAACCTGAGTCTGCGTCCACCACTCCACGTTCAACACTAAGAAAAGGTTCTCGATCACCCTCTCCTATAAAAGGATCGGTTACGTTTACTCAAGATAGCTTAGATACAAAAACAACTATGACTGTCCATACTGATAAAAGCAAATATTCTGAGAATATCAGTAAACACATTAACTCAAAAGATTCTCCCAATGTAAAGAACACAAATGTGCCACTAGGACAGCCATCAACAACCACATATGGGACATATGATAAAAAACAGCGTCACTCTGCAACAGCTGATGATTTAGTTATAGAAACCGATGACATTCATTACAATATAACAACACAACGAGAAAAGTCTACGTCTCCTAGAAAATCTCCCAATGTACGGGAGACTTCtcctacaaaaaaatatacacgaGACAGTGTTTCACCTATAAAACGTGTTACAGACAACaagtacacacacacatctgATTTTATATCATCTGAAAGGACTACagaggaaataaataaatcactcaAAGATCGACCCCGACAACTCGTCACCCCATCTACAAGTCCGACTAGAAAACCCAAAGCTGTTGAAACCGCTACATCTACCGGACAAAGCTCTCCAACTACATCTGTCAGtgggtttatttatttcagctcGCCTAGAACTGAAACATCTGAAATTGTAACTGATCTAGATGAACAAGACTATGTATATGAAACCAAGAGGTCTGATGACAAAATTACTATGAATCAAAGACCAGAAAGTCTCACTATAAAACGATCACCATCACCGTCCAAAATACCATGTCTATCTTCTCCACAAGAAAAATCACCTGCAAGCAGTCTTCCAAGAAAGAGTTCATTGAAAAAGCCTACGCACCATATAAACCAAGTTTCTCCTGTAGAAAAACCACCTTCCAGCTTTCAAATATCACCTACAGTAGAAACACAAGACTTTCCTGGGCATAAAGttgtaaaaaaagataacCCTGAGAAATCTGACATACCGACCAAAATAAAACCACCTCTTGAGAGACGGGAGACTTACGACGAAAGATGTCGAAAGATATTAGGTATGATAAATGATGAAACGACAACAACTAAAACAGTTACTATGGATATACTAAAGAAAGAGAAGGAGCCAACCACAAGCTCCCCGAGCATATCACCGTGTCACAGTCCAAGAGAAGAATTGCCTTCCACtcgcaataataataaacatgtcAGAGAATTCTTATCCCGTGAAACCGAAAACAGTGAAATCAGTGATCGAACAAATGTTAtaccaaaaaaatcaaaaactcCGTCAAGAGAGCAGTCACCTACTAAGTTACAAGATATAATTACAAGTACCACACAAGTAAGAAAGATTGATTCCAcatctacttataatattgaCGATATTTCTGTAAAAAGTCAGATCGATTcatctaaaaaaattgtaagtaaaGATGTCGACACTAAAAAAACATTCAGACAGAGTCCCGATCGGAAACCTGAATATGATAAACCAAATAGTAATAAGCAAAACTCACAGCCACGTCTAACATCGCCTCAACGCACGAGTCCTGTGCGTAACCTTCAAGCTCCACATACTAATCCaactgaaaaaaagaaaataaaagactCGCGTACTCCATCTCCAAATAAGACAACCACTACAGATACGGAAGAATCGACAGATTTTCTTATGTCTGAAAGAGAACAAGAAATTCTGAACAGGGTACAGAATTCTCTGAGAAAGTTATCTCCTAATCGTAATGAAAAATCACCAAGTCGTGAGAGAAGTCCGTCAAAAAGTACCACCAGTTTACAAGATCTTGATATCACCATCAATAGTAACACTTCCGAAGATATAATGAAGATATCAAAAGTATTACAAGAAACTCACGAAATCACTAAAGATGAAACcacaattaaaaaacaaacagaaataaaagataaagtcAAAGAATCTCCCTCGAGTAAATCATCCTCACGCAATGTATCGCCAGTTAAAAAATCTCCAACGGTTTCTTCACCTAAATCCGATCCAATGTCATCGCCAACAAAACCAAGAAGTACATCGCCAAAAAAACTTGTAAGCTCGGAAAGACCTCAGTCTCCACAATTGCAAAAAACAAGTGGTATTAAACCCAGGGAAACGGTTCCTTCTCATTTAACACGGAAGCAAACACCTGCTACTTCTCCGACTAaagcagaaaaaaatatgattacttCAGATACGAAGAAGATTGTAAAACAGAACAgtttaactaaaattaatacaaataaatatacaagtaataaaacaattcaatCTACTACTACAAAATCTTCAGAGTCAGAGGTTAAACGCCAATTTACTGCTAAAGGTGTTAAAGAGCCAGCGAAAAAAGAGGCTGAGTGTAATCAATTTAGTCGTACTCCCAGCGATAGTGcgataaaacataaaaaggtGTCTCCACAACGAATGCGCTCAAAAcctgaaataaaagtaaatgacCTTTCTACATCTAAGAAACAATCATCCGCAACGTCTTCAACTAAATATCAAAAACCCCTAGTAAAGGAACCGCATACTAGACTTCCTAGTAAACCAAAATCGGCAACTGCACTGAATACATCTACAGATGAAGATGATATCATCATTGATATGCAACAGGCAAAATCGTCGAGGGAGAATTCACCAGACCGTATTTGTCCAACACCTGTCGGTTTTATGGAAGATGTTGGAACGCCGCGATACCCGGATGAAGTTAATGAACCTGATGATGAATTTCAAAAACGAATTCACCACACTATTCACGAAGCTGAATCCATTGTAGATGACATTGTTGAAATCTGTGAGGATGATGaactttttgtaaaacaaactAACATCAACCGAGTTACTGGTTCTGATGAATGCCTTTTAAGTGTTAATGATAAAGTCTCTAAATTCACTAACAAAGTTGATACCGTTAATAAACCGAAATCATCAACTACGCTGTTAAAAAATACAGAGAAAGGTCATACTGACACCGTTAGTGAAAATTTGAAATCAGATGAATGTTTATTATCAGTTTCTGAAAAAGTAAACAAGTTTGCCAAAGCTCCAGAAGAAATTGTAGATACTAAAAGCTCTCGTAGAATTAAAGATGAATATGATACAGAAACTACATACCAAGATGATTATACTAAATTAAGTGTCAATGATAAAGCACATTTATTTGTAGAAACTGCAGAGAATGTAAAAACTCCAAAAGTTAAACCTATTCAGAAAGTAGAACGCCCCGACTTAACTAATGTTGACGAATCACTCAGAAGCGACGACTGCCTGCTAAGTGTTTCTGATAAGGTTAATAAATTCGTGAAAACAGCTGAGAAATTTTTAGGTGACACTATAGATGATgaggaaaaagaaagaagaataagAGAAGAGCACgacaaaattatgaaaaagatTGTTGATCTTGGTGATGACGAATCAGAGTTTACAAGGGTACCAACACaagatattgataaaattgacaGAACTATAAAAGGAAGAAAATCGTCCGACCGCGATGAGCGTAAGGCttcattttcaaaagaaaCTGCTTCATCGCATGCCAAACTCAAAGACACAATAAGTCCAAACTTAAAACAGACAGATAGAACACCAACTGTTAAAATAACTACATTACGGAGCAGTGAAGCagtaaaaaaagcaaaagctttgtttgaaaatatagCATCTACAACACAAAATACGAAAGATCTCACATCATCCAAAACGACGAAGCTTACTGATATTGGCGTTATGAAAAAATCTCCTAAAACAGACTCTACTGTTGTTCTTCACCCATCGTCCGAAGATGCTTCACCTAATGTAACTGATAATGATAGTGAATTGGACGTAGTTCCCCATAGATCTCACCCCACAAACCGACCCTCCAGCGGTACACCAAGTCGTCTTCAAGTGAGCAAAAACGAAGAAAGACCAAGGAGTCCCAACCGATTGACGCCTCAACCAACAGGGACCTCAAGAACGGTGTCTCCTATGCGCCAGGTGGAAACAAGCACTGCAACTAAAACTGTTTTGTCTAGATATCCGTTAGGTCAAAGAGGCGAATCGCCAAAACCAAGTAAAGAttctaatgataaaattgagaagcCACATGAGAAAGTGCCTAATTACCAGCGTCCTACAAAAACTAGTCAGAGTAAGGAAGAAACGAAGGTTGTAGAAGAAACAGAAGTTAGTAGCCGACGTGGCAGTGGCAAGTTTGGAGTGGAACTTCGGCGAACCAGCGTGGAGCGTTCTACAGTCAGCAGTGAGCGCCGTCGCAGCGTTGAACATCCCTGTGTGGAAGACATCTTCGATCTCGACCTCCTGGAACAAATG TTGGAAAAAGTCGTGGGATATGAGCAACGACGACGCATAAGATCGCAAATACGAATCGCTAAAAAGAAGTTGGAAGAGCAGACAGCAGAGACCCACAGCAAGTCGACCAAACACACCACTGTCACTGTTACTAAAACTAGATCTCCTGAGAGACTATCCCAACACAGATCTCctgaaagaaaacaaaagtCAACACCACAAAAAACTTTGTCACCACAACGACAAGTAAAAACTACTCCGCAAAAGAAAAGCGATGACATTGATCGACCAAGGGTTACTAACATTAAGCCTATGACTAACGGATATACTAAAGAATCGGTAATAAAACAAGCAGAGAAACAACATAGACCACTTAGTCCTGAAAAACAATCTCCCAAATTGAATTCAAGGATGACCATAAGAGATGATGACCATAAGAGTCCCGTACGGCATCCAAGTCCAGAAAAGAAAACGAGACCTTTGTCCCCCAGTAAGGTTGCCAGCCCGAAATCTAAACAAAACAGATTCAATGAATATGCTTCGGCTTATATGAAGAAAGTTGGACTGAATGATatggataaattaaaattcacagaaaccaaaacaaataaagcTGTGGATGTAGGAGAACGGACAACTGTAAAACATGTCGAGGAGCGCAAAACTATGCAGACAAAAACTACATCTGTGAAGCACAACACAACTGAGAGGACATCATCTAAAGATATAATAGAGATAGTCACGAATGGGAAAAGGCCATCTTCGCCGGAAAAGAAGAGAAGTCCTGAACGCCTCCATGATATTCCTGTCGAAACACGTCAGCGGTCACCAAGCCCAATAATTAAAAGACAGAAATCTGATGCGGCTAAAAAGGAGACtataattaaaactgtttACGACATTGAGAAAAAGATTCAGCCGACGCCAGCGCAGGAAGAAAAGCCTTCGTGGGTGACCAATAGGAACTTGAAAAAGATTACTTCAGAGACTAGAACGTTCAGCAGTAAGAAACTTGAGGCTGAGAAACCGAAGTATCGTGCTCCTAGTCCTTCTAAAGTAATTTCGAAGCCTTTGGACGTCATCACTTCGAGCTACGGCCCAGGACCATTGGATGCAGACGGGCGTCCACTGTTTGGTATCAAGGCGCTGAGAAATGGCGCCAGCAACTATCAAG TGAAAGGCACAGTGATCCGGCAAGAGTTCCATTCACGCAACGGTGGCGAGCCCGAAGGCAGCGTGTCGGTCACGGCGTACTCCAACTCCCCTGAAGAGCTGGAGCGACTCCTGGCGACCCAGGGGGAGAGGCCCTCGAGGCTGCACGGCTTGGCTGCCATCACAACCACTAAAAAGTTTGGCGGAGACACTGGGACTACTTACAAAGAAGCGCATACG AAAGAAGAACGAGCAGCTTTGGAGCAGTTCACACACCACGACCGCCGCGTCTCCGGCACTCGAGTAGAAAATGTTCAGAGTTCAGCACTTGAGAGACTAGCTGATAAAAGGGGTTTGATGGACTCCAAGGAGAAGACAGAGAGGAGAGGAGTGAAGGAGGAGCGACGGGAACGGGTGGAGCAAAGAGAGGATCGGAAGACGGTCAGACAGAGCTCTGTCAAGTCGCTGACGGAGAAATACATCAAGAGTGCGA GCGAGACGAGCAAAACGGAGCGGGCCGCGTACCCCAAGGCGGGCCTGATCCTGCGCACCGCCGCCATGAAGGACAGCGTCTCCAGCGACTCCTCAGCTCACGCTG GTCTCGCTCGTACTGACAGCGAGCACAGCCTCGCTTCAGTAGAAGACGTGATCATCTCTGATCGTGATGGTCGGACTACCACGAGCACGGACAGAGACGGTCGAACGGTGGTCACCACGGAGCGGGATGGTCGGACTGTGGTCACCACGGAGAGAGACGGCCGGACGGTTACCACGAGGAGTGTGAAAGAAGAACGCTCGTTCTTGGACAGCAGCGCGAAGGTTTCAGGTGTCCAGGATATATTGACAAGGATGAAGAATGCTGATATTG TAATTCAAGAAGGGGATACGACGGAGGACTCGGAAGCCCGGGCGCTGCTGAACAAGTTCCTGGGGGCCACGGTGCTCATGGCCGGCATGCAGGGCTACGTCAACGAGCAGCCTTCGGGGCGGGTGGTGGTCAAGCAG